A stretch of Acropora muricata isolate sample 2 chromosome 7, ASM3666990v1, whole genome shotgun sequence DNA encodes these proteins:
- the LOC136923338 gene encoding uncharacterized protein, which produces MATSTSISLGFLPPSLRKSLLGFQKEGVRFGISRQGRCLIADEMGLGKTLQAISIAYYFKSAWPLLIVVPSSVKFSWIDEIEKWLPEVEPHDINLIRSGSDISNLGRAVIHVIGYGLLSAATSRLLIEALTSHKFNIVILDESHYLKERKATRTKRLHQLCKKAKHAILLSGTPSLARPRELYTQLDIVCPGKFGSFSSFVKRYCDAHSVYYRGERHFDTSGASNLDELYNLLKRHVMIRRLKKEVLTQLPPKRRQKVVFDISDSSSKDRKELQQVMEKFKKCAALLRGDGEDLSIQSPLFEMNKLSVLVYKYTGIVKVGPVLKYIEDLAQGMDGKFIVFFRHCVVRQAIVEKLVKLKLKHICIAGDVPSAVRGDLVHSFQTDPEVRIAALSIEAASFGLTLTAAHHVVFAELHHTPGVIIQAEDRAHRIGQTLPVNVHYLIARGTVDEILWRMIRRKIYVTSSTLDGVCKELTVEDGDENQARQLSACAAWVQDQEEDADELEEFVMSELSLRTSNQDASQRDLRSFFSPVSHARSFLSTWASKKEECVKTDPTHHVELVSVVDSDDDDNNGLSSVRNDADNHYSDRSPVEVSMEITDENNSEHTPLATFKEHVHLITESTCDGQALSTTEATLSERNPETRNHDTNSGNDISTGNCPLKPKTIKFKKEKDGKLTFATNRGYTKLQKRENQFKSSATTITENDPDSESQTFRSYLDDDCEAENTDGMDVESVQNASDGDEQEARKRGFLASLQDADVECVAVVCKRASNIETQRNGFTFEDESSPENCELERVHRALSQNRIEADVVERDGKADDFSGASIFDVGAAKQRAPQQMQTPPNPSCTVHAVYAADSSITRMESHSLCDAPENSDFEGLQPKSNETERRFIAMGTLVPEGKRDIGNSEKGSRSKRCSSCHVGDYCDVEMTISKEKGPDFRCSFLKAKEAKDVQPLENMDKSASFSAQSASCGHSGGNFAPCSTSDVRARGDTLCRHESSDELSSHDFVDSSLGKYQTEVKMKQNPIKTKKRRSKRRLNNTNGTCKKGASLKCKEPPRWSCIACTFINDGQLMECSICFTPRGNVTENKNNTGYMCRMDVADVLNARKEIKQLPVGDSRQFESNSSERTQDTPVKVSGDGLSEGGTPDQQSHKLYKASTEIESVLPPWHCSFCTFINMAEMIECSICLTPRRRSQRLSDKKSLPSDHKKVDMSRRKRRGDRDILTKDRNDASDFVVQSSLKRVHEVNCDERVKSELVEGPCEGFVSHQAVPPCLEFNREPLAGKESTLRCSSQVMLERNDTVLESERVEIDVTQQNKNTPNYNERLISDDVLKPEQLEELYDHPKCDLKRTMHDDLSFSIDTFGTTSSSRKRLKLHDYNEISTLEGSSNISNFSDDSEIPCIDDTCRVASSVTFPAVLTSDFSASDGKLQMYGRTRISCKSEKIQHGKSSEQCDPLDYSDELDTTTKGRRTGSEKPLENTVVGDPAQCVSGISESKIKGKENVEELNAVVEELNAEEIFMSDWENDDEHWWEEINSSEQSSYPSSGDAASSGHSFPDPNKGFAKCSDLYSINELKRKLHSSGDETSSLSADFPGLGPDHQTGQTQHQENCAEDKDDEDTNEPDEIPVPMKLKFCLSFYTERVYLYNEDDEPLGMNFCMSDVLNENTEDLPTVLHHDHNLKQVKRFLNCWKRMGEGKKRVLRKSALVFDDPSEAYENARRGITRESSYVRHPSKEAQIKKVVETAGEIGGTVRVVKKPAITKRRADQALSTNITQASASSEQNTTQAKTCYQAVGADGIPLCLFCLSPVEFAARLRCSDWEKRFCSHDCKKEYQVRVSGTAARRALFEAEKGVCQICSIDAHSLYLSVMALHVRDRPAYLAQTPYASLPQQTLKKMVMEPKEGVFWEADHITPVSEGGGECGLENYRTLCIMCHRKVTEELNRRLKQRKAVQNAAGCGDISVFFRPL; this is translated from the exons ATGGGGCTTGGGAAAACCCTTCAGGCTATAAGCATTGCTTATTACTTCAAAAGTGCCTGGCCACTGTTGATTGTTGTACCATCCTCTGTCAAATTTTCATGGATTGATGAAATTGAGAAATGGCTGCCTGAGGTTGAACCTCATGACATAAACCTCATACGGTCTGGTAGCGACATCAG CAACCTTGGCAGAGCTGTCATTCATGTTATTGGATATGGCCTTCTAAGTGCTGCAACATCAAGACTGTTAATTGAAGCTCTTACAAGCCATAAGTTTAACATTGTGATATTAGATGAGTCCCATTACTTGAAGGAAAGGAAAGCTACCCGCACGAAACGCTTGCACCAACTCTGTAAGAAAGCTAAACATGCTATTTTGTTGAGTGGAACACCATCGCTTGCCAGACCTCGAGAG CTTTACACTCAACTTGATATTGTCTGTCCAGGCAAGTTTGGTTCATTCAGCAGTTTTGTTAAACGATACTGTGATGCCCATTCTGTTTACTATCGTGGCGAGAGGCATTTTGATACTAG TGGTGCTTCCAATCTTGATGAGCTTTATAATCTCCTCAAAAGGCATGTTATGATTCGACGTCTTAAAAAGGAG GTTTTAACACAGTTGCCACCCAAGAGAAGACAAAAAGTAGTTTTTGATATCTCAGACTCTTCAAGTAAAGACAGAAAG GAACTGCAGCAGGTCATGGAAAAGTTTAAGAAGTGTGCAGCTCTTTTAAGAGGCGATGGAGAAGATTTATCAATCCAATCCCCTTTGTTTGAAATGAACAAACTATCTGTTTTAGTGTACAAATATACTGGAATTGTCAAG GTTGGTCCAGTGCTGAAATACATTGAGGACCTTGCTCAAGGCATGGATGGAAAATTTATTGTCTTTTTTCGTCACTGCGTAGTGCGACAGGCTATAGTTGAGAAGTTAGTGAAACTGAAGTTAAAACACATTTGCATTGCTGGTGATGTGCCTTCAGCTGTAAGAGGG GATTTGGTCCATTCGTTTCAAACAGATCCAGAAGTGCGAATTGCAGCTCTATCCATTGAAGCAGCCTCTTTT GGTCTTACACTGACTGCCGCCCATCATGTAGTGTTTGCAGAATTACATCATACTCCTGGGGTTATCATTCAGGCGGAGGACAGAGCCCACAGAATTGGACAGACGTTGCCTGTTAATGTTCACTATTTGATCGCACGGGGCACTGTTGACGAAATTCTTTGGAGAATGATTAGACGCAAG ATCTATGTGACCAGCAGCACGCTAGATGGGGTGTGCAAGGAGCTAACAGTTGAGGATGGGGACGAGAATCAAGCTCGACAGCTGTCTGCATGTGCAGCGTGGGTGCAAGATCAAGAGGAGGATGCCGACGAGCTTGAGGAATTTGTCATGTCAGAA CTTTCTCTAAGAACCAGTAACCAAGATGCTTCCCAGAGGGATCTTCGTTCTTTTTTCTCTCCAGTTTCACATGCAAGATCATTCCTATCAACTTGGGCTtcgaagaaagaggaatgtgtCAAAACTGATCCGACTCATCATGTGGAACTTGTGTCTGTTGTCGATagcgatgatgatgacaataatgGATTATCGTCAGTTCGTAATGATGCAGACAATCACTATAGTGATCGCTCACCAG TTGAAGTATCCATGGAAATTACGGACGAAAACAATTCGGAGCATACACCACTCGCCACATTCAAGGAGCATGTTCATCTTATCACAGAGAGTACGTGTGATGGACAGGCATTATCCACGACAGAGGCCACGCTAAGCGAAAGGAATCCTGAGACAAGAAATCATGATACAAATTCAGGAAACGATATTTCTACGGGTAATTGCCCACTTAAGCCCAAAACTATAAAATTCAAGAAGGAGAAAGATGGTAAACTTACATTTGCGACAAATAGAGGCTACACCAAACTTCAGAAAAGAGAGAATCAGTTCAAATCAAGTGCTACAAcgatcacggaaaatgaccctgATTCCGAGTCACAAACATTTCGGAGTTATTTAGACGATGATTGTGAAGCTGAAAATACGGATGGAATGGATGTGGAAAGTGTACAAAATGCTTCTGATGGTGATGAGCAGGAGGCGAGGAAACGTGGCTTCCTGGCTTCTCTACAAGACGCTGATGTCGAgtgtgttgctgttgtttgtaaaAGAGCCTCGAACATAGAGACCCAACGGAATGGTTTTACATTTGAGGATGAAAGTTCTCCTGAAAATTGTGAACTAGAAAGAGTTCATCGAGCGTTAAGTCAAAATCGTATAGAAGCAGACGTGGTCGAAAGGGACGGAAAAGCGGACGATTTCAGCGGCGCAAGTATTTTCGATGTCGGTGCTGCAAAGCAACGGGCACCACAACAAATGCAAACCCCACCTAACCCCTCTTGTACTGTGCATGCTGTCTATGCAGCTGATAGCAGTATTACTCGGATGGAATCACATTCTCTTTGTGATGCACCGGAAAATAGTGATTTTGAGGGTCTTCAGCCAAAGTCGAACGAAACAGAGAGACGTTTTATTGCCATGGGTACGTTAGTTCCTGAAGGTAAACGAGATATTGGCAACTCAGAAAAAGGGAGTCGTTCCAAGAGATGCAGTTCATGCCACGTTGGTGACTATTGTGATGTCGAAATGACCATCTCGAAAGAAAAAGGTCCGGATTTTAGGTGTAGTTTTCTGAAAGCAAAAGAGGCTAAAGATGTCCAACCATTGGAAAATATGGACAAGAGTGCTTCATTTTCTGCACAATCTGCTAGTTGTGGACACAGTGGTGGTAATTTTGCACCGTGCAGCACAAGTGATGTTCGCGCCCGAGGCGACACTTTATGTAGACATGAATCAAGTGATGAGCTTTCGTCCCATGACTTTGTGGATTCAAGTTTAGGCAAATACCAAACTGAggtgaaaatgaagcaaaaccCGATAAAGACGAAAAAACGGAGGTCTAAGAGGAGATTGAACAACACAAATGGAACTTGCAAAAAGGGAGCAAGCCTTAAATGTAAAGAACCGCCTAGATGGTCTTGTATTGCTTGTACATTTATTAATGACGGACAGCTCATGGAATGCTCCATTTGTTTTACACCTCGTGGAAACGTGACGGAAAATAAGAATAATACTGGGTATATGTGCCGAATGGATGTTGCTGATGTCTTGAATGCTcgtaaagaaataaaacaattgCCCGTGGGGGACTCGAGACAGTTTGAAAGTAATAGCAGTGAAAGAACTCAGGATACTCCGGTGAAGGTATCAGGTGATGGCTTGTCAGAAGGAGGAACACCGGATCAACAGAGCCATAAACTTTATAAGGCAAGCACTGAAATCGAATCTGTGTTGCCACCATGGCATTGTTCATTTTGCACATTTATCAACATGGCCGAGATGATCGAGTGCTCAATTTGCCTGACTCCTAGAAGAAGGAGTCAGCGTCTCAGTGATAAGAAATCCTTACCTTCAGATCACAAGAAAGTGGACATGTCGAGAAGAAAGCGCCGGGGGGATAGAGACATCTTGACGAAGGACAGGAATGACGCAAGTGACTTTGTAGTCCAGTCTTCTCTGAAGCGTGTTCACGAAGTCAATTGTGACGAAAGGGTAAAGAGTGAGCTGGTAGAAGGACCTTGTGAAGGCTTTGTGTCTCACCAAGCAGTACCTCCCTGTTTAGAGTTCAACAGGGAACCACTCGCTGGAAAAGAATCAACATTACGCTGTAGTTCTCAAGTTATGCTGGAACGTAACGACACAGTTCTTGAAAGTGAAAGGGTTGAAATTGATGTTACCCAGCAGAACAAAAATACACCGAATTATAACGAACGACTAATTAGTGACGACGTGTTAAAACCCGAGCAATTGGAAGAACTTTACGATCATCCTAAATGTGACTTAAAAAGAACTATGCATGACgatttgtcattttcaattgaCACTTTTGGAACGACATCAAGTTCGAGAAAAAGACTCAAGTTGCATGATTACAATGAAATTAGTACTCTTGAAGGTAGTTCCAATATTTCGAATTTTTCTGACGATTCAGAGATTCCATGCATAGATGATACATGCAGAGTTGCCTCGTCAGTTACGTTCCCTGCAGTTTTGACATCAGATTTTTCCGCCTCTGATGGTAAATTGCAAATGTATGGTAGAACCCGCATTTCATGTAAATCCGAGAAAATTCAGCATGGCAAGAGTAGCGAGCAATGTGACCCCTTGGATTATTCTGATGAATTAGACACTACGACGAAGGGAAGGAGAACTGGGTCCGAAAAACCCTTGGAAAACACCGTAGTTGGAGATCCAGCCCAGTGCGTATCTGGAATCAGTGAAAGTAAAATCAAAGGCAAAGAAAATGTTGAAGAATTAAACGCTGTTGTTGAAGAATTAAACGCAGAGGAGATCTTTATGTCCGACTGGGAAAACGATGACGAGCATTGGTGGGAAGAAATTAACAGCTCTGAGCAGAGCTCCTATCCTTCCAGCGGTGATGCAGCATCAAGCGGTCACTCCTTTCCCGATCCAAACAAAGGCTTTGCTAAGTGCTCTGATCTTTACTCCATCAATGAACTTAAGCGCAAGCTGCACTCATCTGGAGACGAAACCAGCAGCTTATCAGCAGATTTTCCTGGGCTCGGTCCTGATCACCAGACAGGTCAGACACAACATCAAGAGAATTGTGCTGAGGATAAAGATGATGAAGATACCAATGAACCAGATGAGATCCCTGTACCAATGAAACTGAAGTTTTGTTTGAGCTTTTACACTGAGAGGGTGTATCTATATAATGAG GACGACGAACCACTTGGAATGAATTTCTGTATGTCTGATGTACTAAATGAAAACACTGAAGACCTGCCAACGGTATTACATCACGACCATAACCTCAAGCAAGTCAAAAGATTTCTTAACTGCTGGAAAAG GATGGGTGAAGGAAAGAAGCGGGTACTGCGCAAGTCAGCACTTGTATTTGATGATCCCTCGGAAGCTTACGAGAATGCGCGAAGG gGTATCACAAGGGAGTCAAGTTATGTGCGACATCCTTCCAAG GAAGCGCAAATCAAGAAAGTGGTCGAAACCGCCGGAGAAATTGGGGGAACAGTTCGAGTTGTCAAGAAACCAGCAATAACAAAGAGAAGGGCAG ATCAGGCGTTGTCTACAAATATCACACAAGCCAGTGCGTCTTCTGAACAAAACACCACCCAGGCTAAGACTTGTTATCAGGCCGTAGGGGCTGATGGGATACCTCTGTGTCTCTTCTGCTTGAGTCCAGTGGAGTTTGCCGCCAGGCTGAGATGTTCTGACTGGGAAAAAAGGTTCTGTTCACACGACTGTAAGAAAGAGTACCAG GTTCGTGTTAGCGGTACAGCTGCCAGAAGGGCGCTATTTGAAGCTGAGAAGGGCGTCTGTCAAATCTGCTCTATCGATGCACATAGTTTATACCTCAGCGTTATGGCGTTGCACGTCAGAGATAGACCGGCATATTTAGCACAGACTCCCTACGCTTCGCTACCTCAGCAGACGCTAAAGAAGATGGTGATGGAGCCAAAAGAGGGAGTG